A genomic segment from Polyangium mundeleinium encodes:
- a CDS encoding HNH endonuclease domain-containing protein has product MRWISEPSEERPRVWQSLLAKVKRTIKEQPLRKLQTIGGRQLEFLYANEMVGDDKIELKAGVAFCFRRYHELIQDLVRGAWVRFVRGLRENQPLLGQTVDLDEFMFGSERADLSAARPVLFDFQEGRCFYCEGALQSRVEVDHFVPWSFYPVDLGHNFVLAHASCNAAKKDRLAAYKHLHRWCDRNVEQGTELGAAFDEVGVLHDLQASWRVTSWAYGQAAAAGVHVWTMGAKSVPLDRRWLGLQGMRL; this is encoded by the coding sequence GTGCGATGGATCTCTGAGCCGAGCGAAGAACGACCGCGCGTGTGGCAGTCCCTGCTCGCGAAGGTCAAGCGCACGATCAAGGAGCAGCCGCTCCGGAAGCTCCAGACGATCGGAGGCCGCCAGCTCGAGTTCCTGTACGCGAACGAGATGGTAGGCGACGACAAGATCGAGCTGAAGGCGGGCGTGGCCTTCTGCTTTCGCCGCTACCACGAGCTGATCCAAGATCTCGTGCGCGGCGCGTGGGTGCGCTTCGTGCGGGGGCTGAGAGAGAACCAGCCTCTGCTCGGGCAGACCGTCGACCTCGACGAGTTCATGTTCGGCTCAGAACGCGCAGATCTCTCGGCCGCTCGCCCCGTCCTGTTCGACTTCCAGGAGGGCCGCTGCTTCTACTGCGAGGGCGCGTTGCAGAGCCGCGTGGAGGTCGACCACTTCGTGCCCTGGTCGTTCTACCCCGTCGACCTCGGCCACAACTTCGTCCTCGCCCACGCGAGCTGCAACGCCGCGAAGAAGGACCGCCTTGCCGCCTACAAGCACCTTCACCGCTGGTGCGATCGGAACGTCGAGCAGGGGACGGAGCTTGGCGCCGCGTTCGATGAGGTCGGGGTTTTGCACGACCTGCAAGCCTCTTGGAGAGTGACCTCATGGGCCTACGGGCAGGCTGCAGCGGCCGGGGTGCACGTGTGGACGATGGGGGCGAAGAGCGTACCGCTTGACCGGAGATGGCTGGGACTGCAGGGGATGAGGCTTTGA